A genomic window from Microbacterium sp. H1-D42 includes:
- a CDS encoding SufE family protein, translating to MTDTHVPATLAEFRDDFLDTPETDRLELLLEFANELPAVPAHLADHPEMYERVAECQSPVFINIEVNDGVVAMHATAPPEAPTTRGFASILAQGITGLTADEVLAIPNDYPQTIGLTKLVSPLRIGGMTGMLMRAKNQVAQKR from the coding sequence ATGACTGACACGCACGTTCCCGCCACGCTCGCCGAGTTCCGCGACGACTTCCTCGATACGCCCGAGACCGACCGGCTCGAGCTGCTGCTCGAGTTCGCGAACGAGCTGCCTGCGGTGCCCGCACATCTCGCGGATCATCCGGAGATGTACGAGCGCGTCGCCGAGTGCCAGTCGCCCGTGTTCATCAACATCGAGGTGAACGACGGTGTGGTGGCGATGCACGCGACCGCACCGCCGGAGGCGCCGACCACGCGCGGCTTCGCCAGCATCCTCGCGCAGGGCATCACCGGACTCACCGCTGATGAGGTGCTGGCGATCCCGAACGACTACCCGCAGACGATCGGGCTGACCAAGCTCGTCTCGCCGCTGCGGATCGGTGGGATGACGGGGATGCTGATGCGCGCGAAGAACCAGGTCGCACAGAAGCGCTAG
- the zapE gene encoding cell division protein ZapE has protein sequence MTQQLSTGVVHLTDRTPVVTGTEMLTSLVPPPQFDSATFETYRADDAYPSQEEAKQTLIRFAGPSEPVKKAGLFRRAPKEVPMKPGVYLDGGFGVGKTHLLASIYHAMPARRKYFGSFIEYTALVGALGYKNTVDLLRGADLLCIDEFELDDPGDTMVMTRLLGELVASGTKLAATSNTPPNALGEGRFAAQDFLREIHAMSEAFQTLRIDGIDYRQRAIDGTAVVLTDADYASAVEQSAASGAASDDDFSDVIRHLAQVHPSRYIRLIDGLSFVGLHDVRVLTDQSEALRFVAFIDRVYDAQLPVAATGVSLDAVFADEMLAGGYRKKYLRAISRLNSLTHSLPDAA, from the coding sequence ATGACCCAGCAGCTCAGCACCGGCGTCGTGCATCTGACCGACCGCACGCCCGTCGTGACCGGAACCGAGATGCTGACCAGTCTCGTGCCGCCGCCGCAGTTCGACAGCGCGACGTTCGAGACCTATCGCGCCGACGACGCCTACCCCTCGCAGGAGGAGGCCAAGCAGACGCTGATCCGCTTCGCCGGCCCCAGCGAGCCGGTCAAGAAGGCCGGCCTGTTCCGCCGTGCACCGAAAGAAGTGCCGATGAAGCCCGGCGTCTACCTCGACGGCGGCTTCGGCGTCGGCAAGACGCACCTGCTGGCATCGATCTACCACGCCATGCCCGCTCGCCGTAAGTACTTCGGATCGTTCATCGAGTACACCGCCCTGGTCGGCGCCCTCGGGTACAAGAACACCGTCGATCTGCTGCGCGGAGCCGACCTGCTGTGCATCGACGAGTTCGAACTCGATGATCCGGGCGACACCATGGTGATGACCAGGCTGCTCGGCGAGCTCGTGGCATCCGGCACCAAGCTCGCGGCCACATCGAACACCCCGCCCAACGCGCTGGGCGAGGGACGCTTCGCCGCGCAGGACTTCCTGCGCGAGATCCACGCCATGTCCGAGGCGTTCCAGACTCTTCGCATCGACGGCATCGACTACCGCCAGCGCGCGATCGACGGCACCGCCGTGGTGCTCACCGACGCCGACTACGCGAGCGCGGTCGAGCAGTCGGCTGCTTCTGGCGCAGCATCCGACGACGACTTCTCGGACGTCATCCGCCATCTCGCCCAGGTGCACCCTTCGCGCTACATCCGACTGATCGACGGGCTCTCGTTCGTCGGTCTGCACGATGTGCGCGTACTCACCGACCAGTCCGAGGCGCTGCGCTTCGTCGCGTTCATCGACCGCGTGTACGACGCGCAGCTGCCCGTGGCGGCCACCGGAGTCTCGCTCGACGCCGTCTTCGCCGATGAGATGCTCGCCGGTGGGTACCGCAAGAAGTACCTGCGCGCGATCTCGCGCCTGAACTCCCTCACGCACTCGCTGCCCGACGCCGCGTAA
- a CDS encoding DUF3000 domain-containing protein, with amino-acid sequence MSAPPDAAALFEAAAAELRSTPFRADIVVREIPSPSGLAPFSLALAADVRPDDHGDSVYGTGRFVLLHDPEEPSAWNGAWRVIAFAQAPLEPEIGTDPLLADVAWSWLVDALDSRDAIYHAASGTSTKMLSKGFGGLADEGDGAQIELRASWTPDAPLRPHVEAWAELVGMLAGLPPGSEDVAVFGARKGGRG; translated from the coding sequence GTGAGCGCACCCCCGGATGCCGCCGCCCTCTTCGAAGCGGCCGCAGCAGAACTGCGATCGACGCCGTTCCGCGCCGATATCGTCGTGCGCGAGATCCCCTCTCCGAGTGGGCTCGCGCCATTCTCGCTGGCGCTCGCCGCCGATGTGCGACCGGATGACCACGGCGACTCGGTGTACGGCACCGGGCGGTTCGTGCTGCTGCACGACCCAGAGGAGCCGTCGGCCTGGAACGGAGCGTGGCGCGTCATCGCCTTCGCTCAGGCGCCGCTCGAACCCGAGATCGGCACGGACCCGCTGCTCGCCGATGTCGCGTGGTCCTGGCTGGTCGATGCCCTCGATTCCCGTGACGCGATCTATCACGCCGCCTCGGGCACGTCGACCAAGATGCTGTCGAAGGGTTTCGGCGGCCTCGCCGACGAGGGCGACGGAGCGCAGATCGAGTTGCGTGCGTCGTGGACTCCGGATGCTCCACTGCGCCCGCATGTGGAAGCATGGGCAGAGTTGGTGGGAATGCTGGCAGGGCTTCCGCCAGGATCAGAGGATGTCGCCGTGTTCGGCGCGAGAAAGGGCGGACGTGGCTGA
- a CDS encoding GMC family oxidoreductase, with amino-acid sequence MPDFDVDVAIIGSGFGGSVAALRLSEKGYRVRVLEAGRRFEDDDFAKTSWDVRRYLWAPKLGCHGVQRIHRLPHVMILAGAGVGGGSLNYANTLYEPGDAFFTDPQWPADVPWQHELSPHYATARRMLGVVEHYPHTGPVERIMRGAAEDLGVEETFRHAPVGVFLGMPGVTVPDPFFDGEGPSRTGCTLCGNCMVGCRVGAKNTLMKNYLALAERRGVVIEPLRTVTEVREHPDGGYLVTTERSGAWVRRERRTIRAEQVVFAAGTWGTQQLLHRMRASGALPRISDAVGRLTRTNSEALDGAVATRVPETAQLAQGVAITTSFHVDERTYVENVRYGPGSNLMGALATVLVPGDRGLVRRLGALLGSAVRHPIRQFRLGSLRRWSERGIIALVMQTADNSLTLSLRRRFGRDVLTSRQGHGEPNPSFLPQAHVAVEAMARRMEAETGVPSDARGSWPEVFGIPLTAHFLGGAVISGSPETGVIDPYNRVWGHPGLHVVDGAAMPANPGVNPSLTITAMAERAVSHWPVRGAADARPAQG; translated from the coding sequence GAGGACGACGACTTCGCGAAGACATCCTGGGATGTGCGCCGGTACCTGTGGGCGCCGAAGCTCGGTTGCCATGGCGTGCAGCGCATCCATCGACTGCCGCACGTGATGATCCTCGCCGGCGCAGGCGTCGGCGGCGGCTCGCTGAACTACGCCAACACGCTCTACGAGCCGGGCGATGCATTCTTCACCGACCCGCAGTGGCCCGCGGACGTGCCGTGGCAGCACGAGCTCTCGCCGCACTACGCGACGGCGAGGCGGATGCTGGGTGTCGTCGAGCACTACCCGCACACGGGCCCCGTGGAGCGGATCATGCGCGGCGCCGCCGAGGACCTCGGCGTCGAGGAGACCTTCCGCCACGCGCCGGTCGGGGTGTTCCTGGGGATGCCGGGGGTGACGGTGCCCGATCCGTTCTTCGACGGCGAAGGTCCCTCCCGAACCGGCTGCACGCTGTGCGGCAACTGCATGGTGGGCTGCCGCGTCGGTGCGAAGAACACGCTGATGAAGAACTACCTGGCACTCGCCGAGCGACGCGGTGTGGTCATCGAGCCGCTGCGCACCGTGACCGAGGTGCGCGAGCATCCCGACGGCGGCTACCTGGTCACCACCGAGCGCAGCGGCGCCTGGGTGCGGCGCGAACGCCGCACGATCCGCGCAGAGCAGGTCGTGTTCGCCGCCGGCACGTGGGGCACGCAGCAGCTGCTGCATCGCATGCGGGCATCCGGTGCCCTGCCGCGCATCTCGGATGCTGTCGGCCGCCTCACCCGCACCAACTCTGAAGCCCTCGACGGGGCTGTCGCGACCCGCGTGCCCGAGACCGCGCAACTGGCGCAGGGCGTCGCGATCACGACGTCATTCCACGTCGATGAGCGCACGTACGTCGAGAACGTGCGGTACGGCCCGGGGTCCAATCTGATGGGCGCGCTCGCTACGGTGTTGGTGCCAGGGGACCGGGGGCTCGTGCGGCGCCTCGGCGCGCTCCTAGGGAGCGCTGTGCGGCATCCGATCAGACAGTTCCGGCTGGGCTCGCTGCGCCGCTGGAGCGAGCGCGGCATCATCGCGCTCGTCATGCAGACCGCCGACAACTCGCTGACGCTGTCACTGCGGCGCCGGTTCGGGCGCGACGTGCTGACCAGCCGTCAAGGGCACGGCGAGCCCAACCCGTCGTTCCTGCCGCAGGCGCACGTGGCCGTCGAGGCCATGGCTCGTCGGATGGAGGCCGAGACGGGCGTGCCGTCGGATGCCCGCGGCTCGTGGCCCGAGGTCTTCGGCATCCCGCTGACAGCGCACTTCCTCGGCGGAGCCGTCATCTCGGGCAGCCCAGAGACCGGTGTCATCGACCCGTACAACCGCGTCTGGGGGCACCCTGGCCTGCACGTCGTCGACGGCGCGGCCATGCCGGCGAATCCCGGAGTGAACCCCTCGCTGACGATCACGGCCATGGCCGAGCGGGCGGTGTCGCATTGGCCCGTCCGGGGTGCCGCTGACGCGCGCCCTGCCCAGGGCTGA
- a CDS encoding sulfurtransferase, producing MTVDHDTSSAKFNEYAEPGRLVTTDWLAANLDTPGLVVVESDEDVLLYETGHIPGAVKVDWHTELNDPVVRDYVDGEGFAALLSRKGITRSDTIIIYGDKNNWWAAYALWVFSLFGHEDVRLLDGGRDKWIAEGREFTTEKPVRPATEYPVVERDDSVLRAYKDDVLAFIGRGPLIDVRSPEEYSGERTHMPAYPEEGALRGGHIPTAQSVPWARAVAEDGGFKPRAELEAIYLGDAGLKPGDDVIAYCRIGERSSHSWFVLQHLLGFENVRNYDGSWSEWGSAVRVPIATGTEPGSL from the coding sequence GTGACCGTCGACCACGACACCTCATCCGCCAAGTTCAACGAGTACGCCGAGCCTGGCCGCCTCGTCACCACCGACTGGCTGGCGGCGAATCTCGATACCCCCGGATTGGTCGTCGTCGAGTCGGATGAGGACGTGCTGCTGTACGAGACCGGACACATTCCTGGCGCGGTGAAGGTCGACTGGCACACCGAGCTCAACGACCCCGTCGTGCGCGACTACGTCGACGGCGAGGGCTTCGCCGCGCTGCTCAGCCGGAAGGGCATCACACGCTCCGACACGATCATCATCTACGGCGACAAGAACAACTGGTGGGCGGCGTACGCGCTGTGGGTGTTCTCGCTGTTCGGCCACGAGGACGTGCGTCTGCTCGACGGTGGCCGCGACAAGTGGATCGCTGAGGGGCGCGAGTTCACCACCGAGAAGCCCGTCCGGCCCGCCACCGAATACCCGGTCGTCGAGCGCGACGACTCGGTGCTGCGCGCCTACAAGGACGACGTGCTGGCGTTCATCGGCCGCGGCCCGCTGATCGACGTGCGCTCCCCCGAGGAGTACTCGGGCGAGCGCACCCACATGCCCGCGTACCCCGAGGAGGGCGCGCTGCGCGGCGGCCACATCCCGACGGCCCAGAGTGTGCCGTGGGCGCGTGCTGTCGCCGAGGACGGCGGGTTCAAGCCCCGGGCCGAGCTCGAGGCGATCTACCTGGGTGACGCCGGCCTCAAGCCCGGCGATGACGTCATCGCCTATTGCCGGATCGGTGAGCGCTCCAGTCACAGCTGGTTCGTGCTGCAGCACCTGCTCGGCTTCGAGAACGTGCGCAACTACGACGGCTCGTGGAGCGAATGGGGCAGCGCCGTGCGCGTGCCGATCGCCACCGGCACCGAGCCGGGCTCGCTCTGA
- a CDS encoding thiolase family protein, with product MAEISDVFFVDGVRTPFGRAGEKGMYWNTRADDLAVKATIGLMERNAAVPADRIDDVAIAATSQTGDQGLTLGRSVAILAGLPQSVPGLAVERMCAGAMTSVTTMGASIGIGMYDFAIAGGVEHMGHHPIGANADPNPRFVAEKMVDPGALNMGVTAERIFDRFPHLTKERSDRFGMLSQHKVQAAYDAGKIQPDLVSVAIKGADGAWGLATEDEGRRPQTTMEDLAALKTPFRPHGNVSAGTSSPLTDGATMSLLAGGGAVKEFGLAPKMKMVSFAFAGVQPEIMGIGPIPSTEKALKKAGLTIADIGLFELNEAFAIQVISLLDHFGIADDDPRVNQWGGAIALGHPLAASGVRLMIQLAAQFAERPDVRYGLTAMCVGLGQGGSVIWENPFFDGKKKK from the coding sequence GTGGCCGAGATCTCGGACGTCTTCTTCGTCGATGGAGTGCGCACCCCGTTCGGGCGCGCCGGCGAAAAGGGCATGTATTGGAACACCCGCGCTGATGACCTCGCCGTGAAGGCGACCATCGGCCTGATGGAGCGCAACGCCGCAGTGCCGGCCGACCGCATCGACGACGTGGCGATCGCCGCGACGTCGCAGACCGGAGACCAGGGGCTCACCCTCGGTCGCTCCGTCGCCATCCTCGCCGGGCTTCCGCAGTCGGTGCCAGGCCTGGCTGTCGAGCGCATGTGCGCCGGAGCCATGACCAGTGTGACCACGATGGGCGCATCGATCGGCATCGGGATGTACGACTTCGCCATCGCCGGCGGTGTCGAGCACATGGGTCACCACCCGATCGGCGCCAACGCCGATCCCAACCCGCGCTTCGTCGCCGAGAAGATGGTCGACCCCGGCGCGCTGAACATGGGCGTCACGGCTGAGCGCATCTTCGACCGCTTCCCGCACCTCACCAAGGAGCGCTCCGACCGCTTCGGCATGCTCAGCCAGCACAAGGTGCAGGCGGCGTACGACGCCGGCAAGATCCAGCCCGACCTCGTGTCCGTGGCCATCAAGGGCGCCGACGGCGCCTGGGGCCTCGCCACTGAGGACGAGGGCCGCCGCCCGCAGACCACCATGGAGGACCTGGCTGCGCTGAAGACGCCGTTCCGTCCGCATGGCAATGTCTCGGCGGGCACCTCCTCCCCACTCACCGACGGCGCGACCATGTCGCTGCTGGCCGGCGGCGGCGCTGTGAAGGAGTTCGGACTCGCGCCGAAGATGAAGATGGTCTCGTTCGCCTTCGCCGGTGTGCAGCCCGAGATCATGGGCATCGGCCCCATCCCGTCGACCGAGAAGGCGCTGAAGAAGGCCGGTCTCACGATCGCCGACATCGGCCTGTTCGAGCTGAACGAGGCGTTCGCCATCCAGGTGATCTCGCTGCTCGATCACTTCGGCATCGCAGACGACGACCCTCGGGTCAACCAGTGGGGCGGCGCGATCGCCCTCGGTCACCCGCTGGCGGCATCAGGGGTGCGTCTGATGATCCAGCTCGCCGCGCAGTTCGCCGAGCGCCCAGACGTGCGCTACGGCCTGACCGCGATGTGCGTCGGCCTCGGCCAGGGCGGCTCGGTCATCTGGGAGAACCCGTTCTTCGACGGAAAGAAGAAGAAGTGA
- a CDS encoding alpha/beta fold hydrolase: MKSLRHAVAIAVPAVIAAGAAVAFAVFATARRVVTPTARLNDVEILAVDTGAQTIELTRTPDTELPGRYGLFTTGTYGYVKLGAVLSADARTVRRKLLTQVEPGANVDRAAAFSGWYYVTPSELHLPWESVLIGSPAGPCPAWLFPAESSTWVIQVHGRGTTRSECLRAVPVLHALGLPNLVVSYRNDGEAPRSRGGVYALGASEWHDVDAAIGYALRHGAERVVLMGWSMGGALVLQTAVSSVHRDVIAAVILDSPVVDWRTVLRFQAREAGLREPLPALAMGALENSVTARLSGAEGAIPFDQLDMVARASELDAPVLILHSEDDGFVPADASHALAAVRPDLVTMPSFTVARHTKIWNYDETGWTTAIADWLRAQGIVDDGV, from the coding sequence ATGAAGAGTCTCAGGCACGCCGTAGCCATCGCCGTCCCTGCCGTGATCGCAGCGGGTGCGGCGGTCGCCTTCGCGGTATTCGCGACCGCCCGACGGGTGGTGACGCCGACCGCGCGTCTGAACGACGTCGAGATCCTCGCCGTCGACACCGGCGCGCAGACGATCGAACTGACGCGCACGCCTGATACCGAGCTGCCTGGCCGCTATGGGCTCTTCACCACTGGCACGTACGGGTACGTCAAGCTCGGCGCGGTGCTGAGCGCGGATGCACGGACTGTGCGCCGCAAACTGCTGACGCAGGTCGAGCCGGGCGCGAACGTCGACCGCGCTGCCGCCTTCAGCGGCTGGTACTACGTCACGCCCAGCGAGCTGCATCTGCCATGGGAGAGCGTGCTGATCGGCTCGCCGGCAGGTCCCTGCCCTGCATGGCTCTTCCCAGCGGAGTCGTCGACCTGGGTCATCCAGGTGCACGGTCGCGGCACCACACGGTCGGAGTGCTTGCGTGCGGTGCCCGTTCTGCATGCACTCGGCCTGCCGAACCTGGTCGTGTCGTACCGCAACGACGGCGAAGCGCCGCGGTCGCGTGGCGGCGTCTACGCGCTCGGCGCGTCGGAATGGCACGACGTGGATGCTGCGATCGGCTACGCCCTGCGACACGGTGCTGAGCGGGTGGTGCTGATGGGCTGGTCGATGGGCGGAGCGCTCGTGCTGCAGACTGCTGTCTCTTCGGTGCACCGCGACGTGATCGCCGCAGTCATCCTGGACTCGCCGGTGGTCGACTGGCGCACGGTGCTGCGGTTCCAGGCGCGCGAAGCCGGTCTGCGCGAACCGCTGCCCGCCCTGGCGATGGGAGCACTGGAGAACAGCGTCACCGCGCGCCTGAGCGGCGCCGAGGGCGCGATCCCGTTCGATCAGCTGGACATGGTGGCGCGGGCATCCGAGCTCGACGCGCCTGTGCTCATCCTGCACAGCGAGGATGACGGCTTCGTGCCGGCCGACGCATCGCACGCCCTCGCCGCGGTGCGCCCCGATCTGGTCACGATGCCGTCGTTCACGGTCGCCAGGCACACTAAGATCTGGAACTACGACGAGACGGGCTGGACCACGGCTATCGCGGATTGGCTGCGCGCACAGGGAATCGTGGACGACGGCGTCTAG
- a CDS encoding HRDC domain-containing protein, with protein MAEYSVISDRTEFEDAARSLAEGTGPVAVDVERASGFRYSQRAYLVQVFRRGAGVFLFDPPAIGDFAPLQDAIGGTEWVFHAASQDLPSLRELELEPPSIFDTELASRLLGSDGFGLAAVVEHALGITLAKAHSAADWSTRPLPEPWLEYAALDVLHLIDVRDVLAGELSDAQKTEFADQEFDATLHRAPKPPRDEPWRRLSGLHKVRGARQLAVARSLWTAREEYAQQMDVSPGRLVPDRSLLAAVLAAPQSKQALAALKEFNGRASRTQLDRWWDAIESGRTAEQLPRERVPSDALPPPRAWSDRNPEADLRLKAARPLVEATAEELHMPTENLLTPDFLRRVAWHPPALTADAIGAALTDLGARPWQVAHTAQKIADAFVEGPQTSSDADETAS; from the coding sequence GTGGCTGAATACTCCGTGATCAGCGACCGCACGGAGTTCGAGGACGCCGCCCGATCCCTGGCCGAGGGCACTGGCCCGGTGGCCGTCGACGTCGAGCGCGCCTCAGGGTTCCGCTACTCGCAGCGCGCGTACCTGGTGCAGGTCTTCCGCCGCGGCGCGGGAGTGTTCCTCTTCGATCCGCCGGCGATCGGTGACTTCGCGCCGCTGCAGGACGCCATCGGCGGCACCGAGTGGGTCTTCCACGCCGCCAGTCAGGATCTGCCCTCGCTGCGCGAACTCGAATTGGAGCCGCCCAGCATCTTCGACACCGAGCTGGCCTCCCGGCTGCTCGGCAGCGATGGCTTCGGGCTGGCAGCGGTCGTCGAGCACGCGCTGGGCATCACACTCGCCAAAGCGCACTCTGCGGCCGACTGGTCCACCCGGCCGCTGCCCGAGCCGTGGCTCGAGTACGCCGCACTCGACGTCCTGCACCTCATCGATGTGCGCGACGTGCTCGCCGGCGAGCTGAGCGACGCGCAGAAGACCGAGTTCGCCGATCAGGAGTTCGATGCCACCCTGCATCGCGCACCGAAGCCGCCCCGTGACGAGCCCTGGCGACGTCTGAGCGGTCTTCACAAGGTGCGCGGCGCCAGGCAGCTGGCCGTGGCGCGCTCGCTGTGGACGGCGCGCGAGGAGTATGCGCAGCAGATGGACGTCTCGCCGGGCAGGCTCGTTCCCGATCGGTCGCTGCTCGCCGCGGTGCTCGCAGCCCCACAGTCCAAACAGGCGCTGGCAGCGCTGAAGGAGTTCAACGGTCGTGCCAGCCGCACCCAGCTGGATCGCTGGTGGGATGCCATCGAGAGCGGTCGCACCGCCGAGCAGCTTCCTCGCGAGCGCGTGCCCAGCGATGCTCTGCCGCCGCCACGCGCGTGGTCGGATCGCAACCCCGAGGCGGACCTGCGGCTGAAGGCCGCGCGCCCGCTCGTCGAGGCGACGGCCGAAGAACTGCACATGCCGACCGAGAACCTGCTGACACCGGATTTTCTGCGACGCGTCGCGTGGCATCCGCCCGCACTCACGGCCGACGCCATCGGCGCGGCACTGACCGACCTCGGTGCGCGGCCCTGGCAGGTTGCGCATACTGCACAGAAGATCGCCGATGCTTTTGTAGAAGGGCCGCAAACGTCGTCGGATGCCGACGAGACGGCTTCGTAG
- a CDS encoding 3-hydroxyacyl-CoA dehydrogenase NAD-binding domain-containing protein has product MALTDDEVITHSPVRDVRLASGKVLALITLDNGRDHTRPNTLGPATLTELGETLDGLKARAAAGEIQAVGITGKQYILAAGADLSDISKVGSKDNARLIAQLGHKVIGSLSDLGVPSFAFVNGLALGGGMEIALNSTYRTVDSSAAALALPEVFLGIIPGWGGAYLVPNLIGIENALEVVISNPLKQNRMLKPQQAFELGLMDAIFPASNFLENSLAWADAVLGGKKVERKNQPGKIERTVKWPVAIKMARNMLESKIGTVPRSPYAALDLLDKAKSGTKAEGFAREDEALAELVTGDQFAASMYAFDLVQKRAKRPVGAPDKALAKKVTKVGIIGAGLMASQFALLFVRRLQVPVLITDLDQARVDKGVAYIHEEIGKLEAKGRLDGDTANKLRSLVTGTTDKSLYADCDFVIEAVFEEVGVKQQVFGEIEKIIAEDAILATNTSSLSVEEIGSQLAHPERLVGFHFFNPVAVMPLIEIVKTPQTSDAALSTAFVVAKGLGKNAVLTADAPGFVVNRLLAKVMGEAARAVYEGTPIADVEKAFGPLGLPMGPFQLIDLVGWKVAAHVQDTMVRAFPERFYANENFHALAALDSVVEKDKGGRVTGWTKAAEKALKGAVGSSPADASTILTRVQDGLAQEIRIMLDEGVVPEVEDIDLCLILGAGWPFIDGGASPYLDREGASERAFGGTFHNPPIRGIA; this is encoded by the coding sequence ATGGCCCTCACTGACGACGAGGTGATCACGCACTCCCCCGTGCGCGATGTGCGCCTCGCGTCCGGCAAGGTGCTCGCCCTCATCACGCTCGACAACGGCCGTGACCACACCCGTCCGAACACACTGGGACCGGCGACTCTCACCGAGCTCGGCGAGACCCTCGACGGGCTGAAGGCTCGGGCTGCGGCCGGCGAGATCCAGGCGGTCGGAATCACCGGCAAGCAGTACATCCTGGCCGCTGGTGCCGACCTCTCCGACATCAGCAAGGTCGGTTCGAAGGACAACGCCCGTCTGATCGCGCAGCTCGGCCACAAGGTGATCGGCTCGCTGTCCGACCTCGGCGTGCCCTCGTTCGCGTTCGTGAACGGTCTCGCCCTCGGCGGCGGCATGGAGATCGCGCTGAACTCCACGTACCGCACTGTCGACTCCTCGGCCGCCGCCCTCGCGCTGCCCGAGGTTTTCCTCGGCATCATCCCCGGCTGGGGCGGTGCCTACCTGGTGCCGAACCTGATCGGCATCGAGAACGCACTCGAGGTCGTGATCTCGAACCCGCTGAAGCAGAATCGGATGCTGAAGCCGCAGCAGGCCTTCGAGCTCGGACTCATGGATGCGATCTTCCCCGCATCGAACTTCCTCGAGAACTCGTTGGCCTGGGCGGATGCGGTGCTCGGCGGCAAGAAGGTTGAGCGCAAGAACCAGCCAGGCAAGATCGAGCGCACCGTGAAGTGGCCGGTCGCCATCAAGATGGCGCGCAACATGCTCGAGTCGAAGATCGGCACCGTTCCCCGGTCGCCGTACGCCGCACTCGACCTGCTCGACAAGGCCAAGAGCGGCACCAAGGCCGAAGGCTTCGCCCGTGAGGACGAGGCACTGGCCGAGCTCGTCACCGGCGACCAGTTCGCTGCCTCGATGTACGCGTTCGATCTCGTGCAGAAGCGCGCGAAGCGCCCGGTCGGCGCACCCGACAAGGCCCTGGCGAAGAAGGTCACCAAGGTCGGCATCATCGGCGCCGGCCTGATGGCCAGCCAGTTCGCGCTGCTGTTCGTGCGCAGGCTGCAGGTGCCGGTGCTGATCACGGACCTCGACCAGGCACGCGTCGACAAGGGCGTGGCGTACATCCACGAGGAGATCGGCAAGCTCGAGGCGAAGGGTCGCCTCGACGGCGACACCGCCAACAAGCTGCGCTCGCTGGTCACCGGCACCACCGACAAGTCCCTGTACGCGGACTGCGACTTCGTGATCGAGGCCGTGTTCGAAGAGGTCGGCGTCAAGCAGCAGGTCTTCGGCGAGATCGAAAAGATCATTGCTGAGGATGCGATTCTCGCGACGAACACCTCGTCGCTGTCCGTCGAGGAGATCGGCTCTCAGCTCGCTCACCCCGAGCGTCTGGTCGGCTTCCACTTCTTCAACCCGGTGGCGGTCATGCCGCTCATCGAGATCGTGAAGACGCCGCAGACGTCGGATGCTGCGCTGTCGACCGCCTTCGTGGTCGCCAAGGGCCTCGGCAAGAACGCCGTGCTCACAGCAGACGCCCCCGGCTTCGTGGTCAATCGCCTGCTGGCGAAGGTCATGGGCGAGGCCGCGCGTGCCGTTTACGAGGGCACCCCGATCGCCGACGTCGAGAAGGCCTTCGGTCCGCTCGGCCTGCCGATGGGTCCGTTCCAGCTGATCGACCTGGTCGGCTGGAAGGTGGCAGCGCACGTGCAGGACACGATGGTGCGCGCGTTCCCCGAGCGCTTCTACGCGAACGAGAACTTCCACGCCCTGGCGGCGCTGGACTCCGTCGTCGAGAAGGACAAGGGCGGTCGCGTGACCGGCTGGACCAAGGCTGCGGAGAAGGCGCTCAAGGGCGCGGTGGGCTCGTCGCCCGCCGACGCGTCGACGATTCTCACGCGAGTGCAGGATGGCCTGGCGCAGGAGATCCGCATCATGCTGGACGAGGGCGTCGTGCCAGAGGTCGAAGACATCGACCTGTGCCTGATCCTGGGCGCCGGCTGGCCGTTCATCGACGGCGGCGCATCGCCGTACCTCGACCGTGAGGGCGCGTCCGAGCGGGCCTTCGGCGGCACGTTCCACAACCCGCCGATCCGCGGTATCGCGTAG